A window of the Streptomyces sp. JB150 genome harbors these coding sequences:
- a CDS encoding maltokinase has translation MTKTAYLRPSGSGRAGLVRPMASLDGLLRAWLPRQRWFAGKDRPVTDLRLLSLTELFPGCLHLLVHAGHAGGHGGHAGVPAPGGTPPPGDIYQLFLGVQEHPSPRLGRALIGRAQEGPLAGLTIFDALLDPRSAQLLLERLRHPGSAGPLRFEGDPAQPVPAGLVPRVLDAEQSNSSLVYGDEFILKVFRRIQPGVNPDLEVPVALAGQGCARVPAPVAWFRTTQPQPATLGVLQPFLRDAADGWTLALNALATGTDFTAHARELGRATADVHLALAAAFPTGAPGENARTAAAMTERLDAAAHSVPALRPYVPGLRGAFSALTTCDPGPPAQRIHGDLHLGQVLRAGREWFVIDFEGEPSRPLAERRSAQSPVRDIAGMLRSFDYAARQRRPWRPEWARRCREAFCAGYAARAGWDPRKKHGLLRAYETDRAVYEVLYEARHRPDWLPVPMAAIERLAVRGD, from the coding sequence ATGACGAAGACCGCATACCTCCGACCGAGCGGCAGCGGCAGGGCCGGGCTCGTCCGGCCCATGGCCTCGCTCGACGGCCTGCTGCGGGCGTGGCTGCCGAGGCAGCGGTGGTTCGCGGGGAAGGACCGTCCGGTCACGGATCTGCGGCTGCTGTCCCTGACCGAGCTGTTCCCGGGCTGTCTGCACCTGCTGGTGCACGCCGGTCACGCGGGCGGCCACGGCGGTCACGCGGGCGTGCCCGCACCCGGCGGCACCCCGCCTCCCGGGGACATCTACCAGCTGTTCCTCGGCGTGCAGGAGCATCCGTCGCCGCGGCTGGGCCGGGCCCTGATCGGGCGCGCCCAGGAGGGCCCGCTGGCCGGTCTGACGATCTTCGACGCCCTCCTCGACCCCCGTTCGGCGCAGCTGCTGCTGGAGCGGCTGCGGCACCCGGGCTCGGCGGGCCCGCTGCGCTTCGAGGGCGACCCGGCCCAGCCGGTGCCGGCCGGGCTGGTGCCGCGGGTGCTGGACGCCGAGCAGTCGAACTCCTCGCTGGTGTACGGCGACGAGTTCATCCTGAAGGTGTTCCGGCGGATCCAGCCGGGCGTCAACCCGGACCTGGAGGTGCCGGTCGCGCTGGCCGGGCAGGGCTGTGCGCGGGTGCCCGCGCCGGTGGCGTGGTTCCGCACCACCCAGCCGCAGCCGGCGACGCTGGGCGTGCTCCAGCCGTTCCTGCGGGACGCGGCCGACGGCTGGACGCTCGCCCTGAACGCCCTCGCGACCGGCACGGACTTCACCGCCCACGCCCGGGAACTGGGCCGGGCCACCGCGGACGTCCACCTGGCGCTGGCCGCCGCGTTCCCGACCGGCGCGCCCGGCGAGAACGCGCGCACGGCGGCGGCGATGACCGAGCGGCTGGACGCCGCCGCGCACAGCGTGCCCGCGCTGCGGCCGTACGTGCCGGGGCTGCGCGGCGCGTTCAGCGCGCTCACGACCTGCGATCCGGGACCGCCCGCCCAGCGGATCCACGGCGACCTGCACCTCGGCCAGGTGCTGCGCGCGGGCCGCGAGTGGTTCGTCATCGACTTCGAGGGCGAACCGTCCCGGCCGCTCGCCGAGCGGCGCAGCGCCCAGTCCCCGGTCCGGGACATCGCGGGCATGCTGCGGTCCTTCGACTACGCGGCCCGGCAGCGCCGGCCCTGGCGCCCCGAGTGGGCGCGCCGCTGCCGGGAGGCGTTCTGCGCGGGCTACGCGGCGCGCGCCGGCTGGGACCCCCGCAAGAAGCACGGCCTGCTGCGGGCCTACGAGACCGACCGGGCCGTCTACGAAGTGCTCTACGAGGCCAGACACCGTCCGGACTGGCTCCCCGTGCCGATGGCGGCGATCGAACGACTCGCCGTGAGAGGAGACTGA
- the glgB gene encoding 1,4-alpha-glucan branching enzyme — MALRDTSLPENPALPESSAPAAYQPGGTAPPLDPADRDRLLSGSHHDPHALLGAHPVPGGVAVRALRPFAESVTALVDGVRHPLVSEGDGLFSTVLPCAQIPAYTLLISYGDGERETHDPYRFLPALGELDLHLIREGRHEQLWKALGAEPMVHEGVAGTRFTVWAPNARGVRVAGDFCHWDGTAFPMRSLGASGVWELFLPGIGEGTRYKFEITSQYGGRFLKADPMAREAELPPDTASVVTRSRYEWGDQEWLAHRADTPVHEAPFSVYEVHLPSWRPGLTYRQLAEELPAYVRDMGFTHVELMPVAAHPFSGSWGYQVTSYYAPAPRLGSPDDFRYFVDSCHRAGIGVIMDWVPAHFPKDDWALARFDGDPLYEPGNAQRAEHPDWGTYEFDYGRTEVRNFLVANAVYWCEEFHIDGLRVDAVASMLYLDYSREDGQWSPNAYGGREDLAAMTFLQEMNATVYRRVPGVVTIAEESTAWGGVTRPTDGGGLGFGLKWNMGWMHDSLQYMSKEPVHRKYHHHEMTFSMVYAYSENYVLPISHDEVVHGKQALVSKMPGDWWQRRANHRAYLGFMWAHPGKQLLFMGQEFAQGGEWSEAHGPEWWLLDEGYCAAGDHRGVQDLVRDLNAHYRRSPALWQRDTDPAGFRWVACDAADDNVFAFLRYAADGSPLLAVSNFSPVVRHDYRLWAPDDVVAWQEILNTDAARYGGSDVTNPGPVEPEDGHVRITLPPLATVWLTPVPV, encoded by the coding sequence GTGGCGCTGCGCGACACCTCACTCCCCGAGAACCCCGCACTCCCCGAGAGCTCCGCCCCGGCCGCGTACCAGCCGGGCGGGACGGCTCCCCCGCTGGACCCGGCCGACCGGGACCGGCTGCTGTCCGGGTCGCATCACGACCCGCACGCCCTGCTCGGCGCGCACCCCGTGCCGGGCGGGGTGGCCGTGCGGGCGCTGCGCCCGTTCGCCGAGTCGGTGACCGCCCTGGTCGACGGGGTGCGCCACCCCCTGGTCTCGGAGGGCGACGGCCTGTTCTCCACCGTCCTGCCCTGTGCGCAGATCCCGGCGTACACGCTGCTGATCTCGTACGGGGACGGGGAGCGGGAGACGCACGACCCGTACCGGTTCCTGCCGGCGCTCGGCGAACTGGACCTGCATCTGATCCGCGAGGGCCGGCACGAGCAGCTGTGGAAGGCACTCGGGGCCGAGCCGATGGTCCACGAGGGCGTGGCGGGCACCCGGTTCACGGTGTGGGCGCCGAACGCGCGCGGGGTGCGGGTCGCCGGGGACTTCTGCCACTGGGACGGGACGGCGTTCCCGATGCGGTCGCTGGGCGCCTCCGGGGTGTGGGAGCTGTTCCTGCCGGGCATCGGCGAGGGCACCCGGTACAAGTTCGAGATCACCTCCCAGTACGGCGGCCGGTTCCTGAAGGCGGACCCGATGGCCCGGGAGGCGGAGCTGCCGCCGGACACGGCGTCGGTCGTCACCCGCTCGCGCTACGAGTGGGGCGACCAGGAGTGGTTGGCGCACCGCGCGGACACGCCGGTGCACGAGGCGCCGTTCTCCGTCTACGAGGTGCACCTGCCGTCGTGGCGGCCGGGGCTGACCTACCGGCAGCTCGCCGAGGAGCTGCCCGCGTACGTGAGGGACATGGGCTTCACGCACGTGGAGCTGATGCCGGTGGCCGCGCACCCGTTCAGCGGGTCGTGGGGCTACCAGGTGACGTCGTACTACGCGCCGGCCCCGCGGCTCGGCAGCCCGGACGACTTCCGCTACTTCGTCGACTCCTGCCACCGGGCGGGCATCGGCGTGATCATGGACTGGGTGCCGGCGCACTTCCCGAAGGACGACTGGGCGCTGGCCCGGTTCGACGGGGATCCGCTGTACGAGCCCGGGAACGCGCAGCGGGCGGAGCACCCGGACTGGGGCACGTACGAGTTCGACTACGGGCGCACCGAGGTGCGCAACTTCCTGGTCGCCAACGCCGTCTACTGGTGCGAGGAGTTCCACATCGACGGGCTGCGGGTGGACGCGGTCGCCTCGATGCTCTACCTCGACTACTCCCGCGAGGACGGCCAGTGGTCCCCCAACGCCTACGGCGGGCGGGAGGACCTGGCGGCGATGACGTTCCTCCAGGAGATGAACGCCACCGTGTACCGCAGGGTGCCCGGCGTGGTGACCATCGCGGAGGAGTCCACCGCGTGGGGCGGGGTGACCCGGCCCACCGACGGCGGCGGGCTGGGGTTCGGGCTGAAGTGGAACATGGGCTGGATGCACGACTCGCTCCAGTACATGAGCAAGGAGCCCGTGCACCGCAAGTACCACCACCACGAGATGACCTTCTCGATGGTGTACGCCTACAGCGAGAACTACGTCCTGCCGATCTCCCACGACGAGGTCGTGCACGGCAAGCAGGCCCTGGTCTCCAAGATGCCCGGCGACTGGTGGCAGCGGCGCGCCAACCACCGCGCCTATCTGGGCTTCATGTGGGCCCATCCGGGCAAACAACTGCTCTTCATGGGCCAGGAGTTCGCGCAGGGCGGCGAGTGGTCGGAGGCGCACGGCCCCGAGTGGTGGCTGCTGGACGAGGGGTACTGCGCGGCGGGTGACCACCGCGGCGTGCAGGACCTGGTGCGCGATCTCAACGCCCACTACCGGCGCAGTCCGGCCCTGTGGCAGCGGGACACCGACCCGGCCGGCTTCCGGTGGGTGGCGTGCGACGCGGCCGACGACAACGTCTTCGCGTTCCTGCGGTACGCCGCCGACGGCAGCCCGCTCC